The Bryobacteraceae bacterium genome includes a window with the following:
- a CDS encoding alkaline phosphatase, which yields MTINRRFFFKGAGVLAGVAGGLETLEAAAQKPGARPRRVIFMVADGMSPSVLPLAEQFSLRVRGKGLLWQALLNRPEARRGWMDMASLDSLVTDSSSASSSWGSGSRIFNGWVNMLPDGTRLTPIFDLVRDKGYLTALVTTATVTHATPAGFAASVRRRDDEHLIAEQYLDKVDVILGGGRRFFSAESRKDGKDLAAAFRAAGYAHVENRDDMRAQASSARRMLGLFSASHMPYTIDHRHSEALRKQAPTLAEMTEAALAMLEKQNRPFLIQIEGARVDHAAHANDAAGLLWDQIAFDEAIESVLRFAEGKPDTLVVITSDHGNSNPGLVGMGVEYRQSNACFERLAGIKASFSAISPRLAGSAEYSMKPEQAAAVEGGSPGIARIQELAEQYFGFRFTQEEAEILHRCAAGERKLCVNRQLDSAVGILGQVVGNHTGIQWTGTTHTSDYTLVTALGPGADRFSGMIRNTSVFETLTELAGVRFRNPSMDPEQARKFREVAFTPRLRPDWA from the coding sequence ATGACGATCAACAGGCGGTTTTTCTTCAAGGGAGCCGGCGTGCTTGCCGGCGTGGCCGGCGGGCTGGAGACGCTGGAGGCGGCTGCGCAGAAGCCCGGCGCGCGCCCGCGCCGGGTCATCTTCATGGTGGCGGACGGAATGAGCCCGTCGGTGTTGCCGCTGGCCGAGCAGTTTTCGCTGCGCGTGCGGGGCAAGGGGCTGCTGTGGCAGGCGCTGCTGAACCGCCCCGAAGCGCGGCGCGGGTGGATGGACATGGCGTCGCTGGATTCGCTGGTGACGGATTCTTCGTCGGCGTCGTCCTCGTGGGGATCGGGCTCGCGTATTTTCAACGGCTGGGTGAACATGCTGCCGGACGGCACGCGCCTGACGCCGATTTTCGACCTGGTGCGGGACAAGGGGTATCTGACGGCGCTGGTGACGACGGCGACGGTGACGCATGCGACGCCGGCGGGGTTCGCTGCCAGCGTCCGCCGGCGCGATGACGAGCATCTGATCGCCGAGCAGTATCTGGACAAGGTGGACGTGATCCTCGGGGGCGGCAGGCGCTTCTTCTCGGCCGAATCGCGCAAGGACGGAAAAGACCTGGCGGCGGCATTCCGCGCCGCCGGCTACGCGCATGTCGAAAACCGCGATGACATGCGGGCGCAGGCGTCTTCGGCCAGGCGCATGCTGGGTCTGTTCAGCGCCTCGCATATGCCGTACACGATCGATCACCGCCACAGCGAGGCCCTGAGGAAGCAGGCGCCGACGCTGGCCGAGATGACGGAGGCCGCGCTGGCGATGCTCGAAAAACAGAACAGGCCGTTTCTGATTCAGATCGAGGGCGCCCGCGTCGACCATGCCGCGCATGCCAACGACGCCGCCGGGCTGCTGTGGGACCAGATTGCGTTCGACGAGGCGATCGAGAGCGTGCTGCGGTTCGCAGAAGGAAAGCCGGACACGCTGGTCGTCATCACGAGCGACCACGGCAACTCGAATCCCGGCCTGGTGGGCATGGGCGTGGAATACCGCCAGAGCAACGCCTGCTTCGAGAGGCTGGCAGGGATCAAAGCGAGTTTCAGCGCCATCAGCCCGAGGCTGGCGGGATCGGCCGAGTATTCGATGAAGCCGGAGCAGGCTGCCGCGGTGGAAGGCGGCTCTCCGGGCATCGCGCGGATCCAGGAGCTGGCCGAGCAGTATTTCGGCTTCCGCTTCACGCAGGAAGAGGCGGAGATCCTCCACCGCTGCGCCGCGGGCGAGCGGAAACTCTGCGTGAACCGGCAGCTGGATTCGGCCGTGGGCATCCTTGGCCAGGTGGTCGGCAACCACACGGGCATCCAGTGGACCGGAACCACGCATACGTCGGACTACACGCTGGTGACAGCGCTCGGCCCCGGCGCGGACCGCTTCTCGGGCATGATCCGCAACACGTCGGTGTTCGAGACGCTCACCGAACTGGCGGGGGTGCGCTTCCGGAATCCGTCGATGGATCCTGAACAGGCGAGGAAGTTCCGCGAGGTGGCCTTCACGCCGCGGCTGCGTCCGGACTGGGCCTGA
- a CDS encoding reactive intermediate/imine deaminase, whose protein sequence is MPDKEIIQTPDAPAAIGPYSQAVRWNGLVFASGQIPLDPATGQLVEGGIEEQTVRVLENLKAVLEAAGARLDTVLKTTIFLKDLGDFAKVNEIYARYFGVNPPARATVEAARLPRDVKVEIEAVAFVP, encoded by the coding sequence ATGCCAGATAAGGAAATCATCCAGACCCCCGACGCCCCTGCCGCGATCGGCCCCTATTCGCAGGCCGTCCGCTGGAACGGACTCGTCTTTGCCAGCGGGCAGATCCCGCTCGACCCCGCCACAGGCCAGCTTGTGGAAGGCGGCATCGAGGAACAGACCGTGCGCGTGCTTGAGAACCTGAAGGCTGTGCTGGAAGCCGCCGGGGCGCGGCTCGACACCGTCCTCAAGACGACGATTTTCCTGAAAGACCTCGGCGATTTTGCCAAAGTCAACGAGATTTACGCCCGCTATTTCGGCGTCAATCCTCCGGCGCGCGCCACCGTGGAAGCGGCGCGGCTGCCCCGCGACGTGAAGGTGGAAATCGAAGCCGTCGCGTTCGTGCCCTGA